A stretch of DNA from Dioscorea cayenensis subsp. rotundata cultivar TDr96_F1 chromosome 4, TDr96_F1_v2_PseudoChromosome.rev07_lg8_w22 25.fasta, whole genome shotgun sequence:
aataataaaattaactttaaaaTGAGTAAATGTACAAATTGGCAGTGACACATGAACCATGAAATTAGGGAAAATTAAGAGAGACGGGCTAACAAAAACCAAGCATGGTCCATGAACCATCAATATCATCTTGAAACCATAAGACTGAGAAAAAGATTCATGAACCACCACCATTCATCAAAGAATCTTCCAATATACCAATTAACTGAATTAAAATGCAGACAGCTAAACCCTGAATCAAAGCACAAGTAGACAATAAAACACAGATTATAGAAAAAGCTTTTTGGTACCAATTTGTCATACATAACATTCAACAGAAGTTccaaatgaaaatttcacaaatttGAGCAAAGAACAAAATCTAAGACTTGAAAGTCAAAATTTGAAATGTGTTTTGAATAAAGACTGGATGAAGAtctaagcacaataaaagttcTAAATCCGAGATAGTAGGAAGAAATGCAAGACAGTAGGTCAAAATCCAGGTTCTGAGCTCActcatcatcttcctcatcatcaGGTTCAGCTGCATTAAGAGCATTCAATCGCTCAACAAGTTTGGCCTTCCTCTCCTCGTATGTCAGTTTCTTCAGATTATACCTACATCACATAACGGAGTTAAGAAACCGAAGTTTAACTAACACTGACAATTTAATTGGCTCGAAATGTGTTCATTGATGTTAAAGTCGGTCACTAGAGCTTTACCTCTTATGCTCCTTGGGTGGTTCCTTGGTAGATTTCACTGGCATTGGGTCAGCTCGAATGGCTGCATGCACCTTCTTGTACATCTCCTCTATGTCATCAGCTTCAAGTCCTTTCTTTAGGTAGGCGCTAAAGTGTGACTGGTATTTCTCAGGTTCATCATCCATCAAAGCTCTGAAATGAAAGGCAGATATATAAAAAGTCAATAACATTGTATCTGCAAATGGTAAGTAGAACTTTGTACAGTGTAACTCAGGGAGTTTTCATAGTGGAGGGAGTTATTGTTGTGAATAGAGTGAAAGATTCAGTCTCATATGTCAACAAGAATGAACAGTCAACCACAAAtataactagaatgaagataaaGGCAGAAGATTAAAAATCAAGTGCAGATGACAGACCCTCATGTAACAGGCAACATGATCACCAAAGATATACTTCCTATGAGCCTCCGCATCAAGTTGCTTGTCATCCTTCTTGAAACCAGCAAAGCGCTTCTCACTGTGAGGAATATCAAGACCACCATCTAATGCTCCCTGGTTTACCAGCAGAATAACCATTAGGAAAACACCACAAATTCCAAATGAACAATAATGGCAATACTTCAATTGAGCAGACCTGACTATGACAGATAATTTGTAGAATCTATATCATTACAAACAAAAGGAAGACAGACAAAAATCAACTAGAGTGTAGTGAAGAAAACTTATCCTGGCAGGCTCGGGAAGGTCTTTTCTCCcttttaaattaagaaaacaactaTTACATActttcacccaaaaaaaaaagttacaggTCAGACTCACAATTCCTAAAGTTGACAATATTTTAATCTTCTAAATGTCATTTTCACCATTGTTGCCATCAAGATCAGGACTTTAAGGTCATTAAACTTCAAATGTAAGTAGGAATGGCAAATACTTGTCAGTAAATAACAAGAAGTATAATGCACTGACAACTTACGCAACAACAAGACCTAAAAATGCTACAATTGATGGCAGAAAGAGTAAGAACATAAAAACCACAAACAAAGTGAAAGGTAGAGTTTCCCACTAGAACTATCAAAGTCACTACTACATGCTGAGCTTGACCTGATTACTCACAAACAATACTTTAAAGAACATgataaaacatagaataaggAATTGCAGCCAACCTTGAGAGCACCAAAAACACGATTTCCAGTGGTGGTTCTAAGAAGACCAACATCCAAGAGAGCCCGGAATGGCCTCCTGCTCTCAGCTGGCTCCACTGAAAAGTCCTCCCCGGTGGCCTGGACAAAATGAATATATGAATCAATCAAGGATACAAAAATAGAAGCAAAGTAAACCATATCTACCTCAACATTTCCCTGATATTCCTCATCCATTTCAAGCATCTTCAACACGCGGCGGGCCAAAAGAAGGCCAGTGCAGTATGCTCCATTcaggaaaataaatcaaatcacaaTCAAGAATAGCATTTCacataaaatcataaaacaaaattaattaaacatgaaaatttcagataAACACCTGCAGCATAGTTAGTGAGACCAACTTCTAATCCATAACGGGGTAGCTCATGGGCATATGCTGCTGCCATGACCATATCACCGGCAATGCTTGCAGATACTATTTGTGCGATGATATTCTTGTTAGTCTGATCAGGACTAGTTAAGACAGCAGGCATAAATATAGTCCATAATACCATATGAATCAATTAActaccaaaaagaaaaggaaaaaacagcaaaaaaaatttcttggatACAAATCGAACAACAAATCGATATTTGGGagtgttatatttatttttatcctgATTTATGAGGCGAATCCTAGCCCGATAATCAGTCTTCCCAGCTGCAAAACAAATACATTTCCATTATAAACCCAGCAAACATAGTTAGCAGTGTAGCAGGATAACTGGATATGAGTGTTACCCCTCCTTCTCTTAAACTTCACTTGAAAACGCTTGAAGTAAGCCTTGGTCTTCTGGGCTTTCACAAAAACCTACAGTgaaatgacaaaaatttaaCTGACAATGCCATACATTCACAAACCTAAAAAATTCAATGTGATTGTAAATCTTATTTACTCTAAAAAAGATAATTTACAGACAATTATAAagttttggaattattttctatatatacacttgatgtaattaatttttctttctcaCTGATGTATTTACTGATCATCAAAGATCAACCTGCAGCTAAAAGAGAGTAAATCCTTGGTCAAAATCTCATCTTTTCCataatattctaattttttcaCAGCATTCttgcaaaataaaaaccattctcCACATCTACACTCCTTGACCTACTCCAACCACTAATTAACAACAAAAACTGCATCAAAATCAATCCTTTCAAGAGATTACTTGCTTGAAACCTCCTAGATTCAGCGTTCAAACATTACACAAACCATAAACCCACAAATCAATCATCAAGAACAAAATGCAATCAAGTTTGATGAATCTCAACAGTTAAACAAGAACCAGAATATCAATAAACACAGGAAATCATAGACATCAAGAATCACCCATGAAAGCAACTAGTCCTAATCGATCTAACAAGAAAAACTCAGGGAAATGCTAGGGTTTCGAGCTCTTACCATCCCGCTTCTCTGATGGGGGCTCTCGCCTTCGCGGCGTTCGGAAAGGGGCAAAAAGGAGGCTTCGAAGGAGTGGGAGAAATCTGGTTTTATAAAACCCTAGCGGCCAAGATCTACGGCTGTCGTTCTTTGTTAGTAATTCAACGGCTAAGATTTCGTTTTGGGACTTGGCTCAATGTGGTCTAATGTGAGTATAGAAATATAAAactatgtttataaaaaaaaaatcaattaatgtgataataattatataaaattttgactcaaaattcaattaatgttaatatgttggttaataaaataaaatatcaaaaataaatcacaatttaattatatgagaaaaaaatttatatgtatattaatacgGTTAATTAGCTTAAttgtaaacaataatttttatgagaaaaaattaaattgaatgtaaaatcCACACTCTACAACTTCATTATATGTATGCTTCTGTTTTCtattaacttaaaaattaagagttttttttttacttagaaGTTAAATTAACCGTAATTTGTGTAGACAAAGTATGATAGTTACTTCTCAACACTTTTAAGGggtatgtaaaattttttatagtcCTTCAACTAAACCCAAGTAAGAAAACTCTCTTATGAGAATAGTCCCAtgtcaaaatatgaaaaatccacACTTACAATGTCCTTTACTCTGTGCTTTagaataaaaatctttttattttatatatttcttcattttattttttgtttttatactGTTAGTTATTTTCGAAAGGCTTATTTTATagttattaaatatattcatcataacaaatatatatatatatatacacacgaaATATCATATGTGGTATatgcaaatgatgaaaaaagtaaaagagaaaaacttgAGAAGGACAGATGGAGTTAGGATTTAGAGAGAAAGCGCAAGATGTGGAGGGAGAGAGTTGTTAGATGTTAATCCAACAACCCCGTGAACGTCAATAGAAGATATATCgattcatatacatatattcaatGCTCAAAGGCACCACAAGGTTcctttcatcttttattttgttcttgtatTATATTATGCATATACTTGCACAACTTTTTACTAAGATATACTAGACAAAAAATTTCATACTTTTGGTTAGTTGGTAGACTCTAGCAATCGGGAAAACATCATAAATCtttacacaaattaaaaaaaaaaatgcattataGTAATGTTTAACATGCCTAATCTAATACTTGAAagtcttcatttaatttttctattaaattatcTCGAATAGCAACATAGAACCGACATTTATACTCCAACAAAATTTACCTATGTTTTCTATAATTAAACCtctcttatatattttttttaacaatatgtGGAGAATCTACATCAAAGATATAGAGTTAATTCATTTACAAATCTGCACCATCCTAAGTGATTTGAACTTTGAACCCGTATTCTCAATATTCTATATAAGGGATATGGTGTCAAGAGACTAAGAAATCAATATAAgatcaattatttttcttcaaacatGTTCTCTCCGGTTCTTTTACTTGCtcattttaactaattcacatAGATTAAGAAAGTcaattaagggggtgtttggttagatgtaattctaaatgcagtggattttcaATTACAATGTAACTATAAAATACTTGGATTTGAAAATCCAGTAATGTAGAAtctggtgtttggttggatgtaattgaaaacattgtattatagaatttggtgtttgtttggatgtaattgaaaatatggtattacaaaattatattttgtttttaaacattattattaataaactatttaataaaaattgttatgatattaattacaatgtattagtatattttattaaataattaggtcaaattattatgatattaaaataaccaaattattaAGATAATAATTAACCAATTCTTAAGAATTTCCCGATTGCAACTCCTTCAAATGCCCTCCGTTCGTCCCTCTTTTGCCTCCGCCTCCACCTCTACCGTCATCTCCATCTCCGCCACCACCATCTCCATCACTCCCACCACCATCACCTCCGCCACCACCCTTACCACCTCCGTCATCTCTATCTCCACCACCACTGCCAACGCCGTCCCTGTCGCAACCATCGTCATCTCAATCCCCCCACCAATGCCGTCCCTTTTGTAGCCTCCCCGGTAATAAACTCGTAGTTCAAAAAGTCCTTCGTTTGGTACACCAGCAAGATCCCTGAATGCCCCTTGTCCTCCTTCGTTCTGATCACGAACCGCCACGCCTCGGCCTCCTCGTCGTACCACGCCGTGGTCGGATCCCGGAAATCCTTCAGCCCCACGTCGAGCGGTGGGATGAGGACGAGCTTCGCTTCTAACTTGTATGGACGAGTTGGTAGATCGGCGGAGCATGATATGGTGCAGAGATGGTTGGAATTAATGGAAGGTGAGGGATTCTCAAATAAAGGATTTGCTTTTACGGCCAATTtggccgtaaaaccaaatcctttatCCGTACAATTAGAAGGTATTTAAAGTTGCATCAGGAAAAGAgaattcatacaaacaaacaatggATTTTGGCACTTAATGTATttagagttacatgtaactctaaatacatcaaaacaaacacccccTAAAGGTAGTtggtaatctaaaatttataacaaaatatattaacttttcaatattatttttatttaaaatatgatttaataaaatgtgtaattgaatatgatttattatacgttataaaagtaaatttaaaaaaccaatatttaatacttcataaatttttttaaatagacaaagtaaaaaaaataagagaaaatcatTTAATAGTCCTTGCAACTTTTTCAAATATCTCCTATAGTCCCTTTGACATTTCAATTTTCTTTGCAGTCTCTTCTTTttcagtttatttattttttagtccatacgtcaattttattttatttaaaaatacaatttagcTAGTATACGAAATACACTTCTTgtttattagatatttttttatttaatattgaataTTTACGTATAACTatataagttttcatttaaaatataacgtttttatttaatatttgttttttaatgtttaatatcttATAGTTTTCAGATATCTATTTTTGTTTccgctttaaaaattattaaaaagcaTTTCGATAAAAAAATCTCTGAAAAAGTATTATTACATAAAGTgtcaaaaaaaggagggactttTTGAGGATATAAAATAgttcagaaattttttaacCAAGTGAGAAAGTTAGAAAGATGATATAAacaatttcttaaaaaaaaaaagcccggGGCAAGTGAAAAGGACCCCAGGGGAGTCCTCGCCAATtcaatatttcataaaataaaaaataa
This window harbors:
- the LOC120259522 gene encoding 60S ribosomal protein L5-like; this translates as MVFVKAQKTKAYFKRFQVKFKRRRAGKTDYRARIRLINQDKNKYNTPKYRFVVRFTNKNIIAQIVSASIAGDMVMAAAYAHELPRYGLEVGLTNYAAAYCTGLLLARRVLKMLEMDEEYQGNVEATGEDFSVEPAESRRPFRALLDVGLLRTTTGNRVFGALKGALDGGLDIPHSEKRFAGFKKDDKQLDAEAHRKYIFGDHVACYMRVSLMDDEPEKYQSHFSAYLKKGLEADDIEEMYKKVHAAIRADPMPVKSTKEPPKEHKRYNLKKLTYEERKAKLVERLNALNAAEPDDEEDDE